In Sulfitobacter sp. OXR-159, one DNA window encodes the following:
- a CDS encoding DUF3833 family protein, with protein sequence MTEPLIFIAVGLGLGLLLTFLRRRLGEFHGQSPSDYVDSFPVFDLRLHLRDEMICEGVIFGPLGRVTSSFTAKFDVSWEGNVATVAETFRYNDGSRQEREWTVTLGENGNFTSTAPDVIGVGQGVQAGPTLQLRYRIRLPEELGSHVLKTVDWMYLTPDGTIVNRSQFRKFGIKVAELVATLRPAEER encoded by the coding sequence GTGACAGAGCCGTTGATCTTTATCGCTGTCGGGCTTGGCCTTGGTCTATTGCTCACTTTTTTGCGCCGCCGTTTAGGGGAGTTTCATGGCCAGTCGCCAAGCGACTATGTCGATTCTTTCCCCGTCTTCGACCTGCGGTTGCATCTGCGCGATGAGATGATTTGCGAAGGCGTGATTTTCGGTCCCCTAGGCCGGGTCACCAGCAGCTTCACGGCCAAGTTCGACGTGTCTTGGGAGGGGAATGTGGCCACCGTGGCCGAAACCTTTCGCTATAACGACGGTTCGCGTCAGGAGCGCGAATGGACCGTCACATTGGGCGAGAACGGCAATTTCACCAGCACCGCCCCGGATGTGATCGGCGTGGGGCAGGGAGTTCAGGCTGGACCGACCTTGCAGCTGCGCTATCGTATCCGACTGCCCGAAGAACTGGGCAGTCATGTGCTGAAAACTGTCGATTGGATGTATCTCACCCCCGATGGCACCATCGTGAACCGCAGCCAGTTTCGGAAATTCGGGATCAAAGTAGCAGAATTGGTCGCCACGTTGCGACCGGCGGAGGAAAGATGA
- a CDS encoding DNA recombination protein RmuC: MMELGGTTLNLSDPVTLAALAGAGLLLLIVILLIMAVRAAGRSARMAAPLAQQMRVLGGHVQQLGQGQEQLRGGLQMVSDTQSNTQAQMMQSMEARLAYVQQQMQDRLADNAARSARSLAEMQQRMTETLHGSSKRTTTSLAQLQERLASIDKAQDNITKLSGDVLSLQDILSNKQTRGSFGEIQLRDIVSKALPSDSYSLQATLSNGKRPDCLIHLPNPPGPIVIDSKFPLEAYEALRRAKTEAETRAAAQQMKVAVRVHLNAIADKYILEGETAEGALMFLPSEAVYAELHTNFPELVREGFEKRVWIVSPTTCMATLNTMRAILKDARMREQAGAIRRELGNLNKDVERLAMRVGNLDRHFSQARRDVEEIKVSSEKAAKRAGRLHNFDFEELAENKTEAIVPLRTPEGNG; encoded by the coding sequence TTGATGGAGCTTGGCGGCACGACGTTGAACCTGTCTGACCCTGTGACGCTGGCCGCCCTTGCCGGGGCAGGGCTGCTGTTGCTCATCGTTATCCTGCTGATCATGGCGGTCCGCGCCGCTGGCCGCTCGGCCCGTATGGCGGCCCCCTTGGCGCAGCAGATGCGGGTGCTTGGCGGGCATGTGCAACAGTTGGGGCAGGGTCAGGAGCAGCTGCGCGGCGGGTTGCAGATGGTCTCGGACACACAAAGCAACACCCAAGCGCAGATGATGCAGAGCATGGAGGCGCGGCTCGCCTATGTGCAGCAGCAGATGCAGGACCGGCTGGCCGACAACGCCGCCCGCTCGGCGCGCTCGCTGGCCGAGATGCAGCAGCGCATGACCGAGACGCTGCACGGCTCGTCGAAACGCACCACCACCAGTCTTGCGCAGTTGCAGGAGCGTCTGGCCTCGATCGACAAGGCGCAGGATAATATCACCAAACTGTCGGGCGACGTGCTGTCGCTCCAAGACATCCTCAGCAACAAACAAACGCGCGGATCCTTCGGTGAAATCCAACTGCGCGATATCGTGTCGAAAGCCCTGCCGAGCGACAGCTATTCGCTGCAAGCCACACTCAGCAACGGCAAGCGGCCCGATTGTCTGATCCATCTGCCCAACCCGCCCGGCCCGATCGTGATCGACAGTAAATTCCCGCTGGAGGCCTATGAGGCCCTGCGCCGCGCCAAGACCGAAGCCGAGACCCGCGCCGCCGCGCAGCAAATGAAGGTCGCCGTGCGGGTGCATCTGAATGCGATTGCCGACAAGTATATTCTGGAGGGCGAGACGGCCGAAGGCGCGTTGATGTTCCTCCCCTCTGAGGCGGTTTATGCCGAATTGCACACCAACTTCCCCGAACTGGTGCGCGAAGGGTTTGAAAAGCGCGTCTGGATCGTCAGCCCGACGACCTGCATGGCCACGCTCAACACCATGCGCGCGATCCTGAAAGATGCGCGGATGCGCGAACAGGCAGGCGCGATCCGCCGCGAGTTGGGCAATCTGAACAAGGATGTCGAGCGTCTGGCGATGCGTGTCGGCAACCTTGATCGGCATTTCAGCCAAGCGCGGCGCGATGTCGAAGAGATCAAAGTCAGCAGCGAAAAAGCCGCCAAACGCGCGGGCCGCTTGCATAATTTCGACTTCGAAGAACTGGCAGAAAACAAAACCGAGGCTATTGTTCCCCTAAGGACACCCGAAGGGAACGGCTGA
- a CDS encoding metal ABC transporter permease: MIWEALTLQLGYNATLVTLGATLLGMAAGVGGTFLFLRKRALVSDAISHATLPGVALAFMVMVAFGGDGRNLIGLLLGAALSAAAGLLLVSWLSNRTRLAEDAAIGSVLSVFFGLGIVLLTVIQTMSAGRQAGLEDFLLGSTAGMLRSDALIIAVAAALTLALVLLLRRPLTLASFDPEYGTAIGQNVPRTDLAMMGLVLAVTVVGLKIVGLILIVALLIIPPVTARFWSERTDHVVLISGALGGIAAYVGAALSAAQPNLPTGPIIVLVGFALFALSLLLAPGRGALSALLRHRRYQRRVHLRQGLLALAHGQPIYEQLTLRLLRAEGYALPDGVATKAGRGRAAKALRDETRWQLIRRDPAYEAAAQQYDGLTPIETVLTADQIREIDSRIDMRGGVMA; this comes from the coding sequence ATGATCTGGGAGGCTCTGACGCTGCAACTGGGGTATAACGCCACGCTGGTAACACTTGGAGCGACGCTGCTGGGCATGGCGGCGGGCGTTGGAGGCACCTTTCTTTTCCTGCGCAAACGGGCGCTTGTCAGCGACGCGATCTCCCATGCGACGCTGCCCGGCGTGGCGCTGGCTTTCATGGTGATGGTCGCGTTTGGCGGGGACGGCCGCAACCTGATCGGCCTGCTGCTGGGCGCGGCCTTGTCTGCGGCGGCGGGGCTGCTATTGGTCTCATGGCTCAGCAACCGCACACGTCTGGCCGAAGATGCGGCGATTGGCTCGGTCCTGTCGGTTTTTTTTGGGCTTGGCATCGTCTTACTCACGGTGATCCAAACCATGAGCGCCGGACGACAAGCAGGGCTGGAGGATTTCCTCTTGGGATCCACCGCCGGGATGCTGCGCAGTGACGCTCTGATCATTGCGGTGGCCGCGGCGCTGACGCTGGCGCTGGTGCTGCTGCTTCGGCGTCCGCTGACGCTCGCCTCGTTCGATCCTGAATATGGCACCGCCATTGGCCAGAACGTACCGCGCACGGATCTGGCGATGATGGGGCTGGTGCTGGCGGTGACCGTGGTGGGCCTTAAAATCGTTGGGCTGATCCTGATCGTCGCGCTCTTGATCATCCCGCCCGTCACCGCCCGGTTCTGGAGCGAGCGGACCGATCACGTGGTGCTGATCTCCGGCGCCCTTGGCGGTATCGCGGCCTATGTCGGCGCGGCGTTGTCGGCGGCGCAGCCGAACCTGCCGACGGGGCCGATCATTGTGCTGGTGGGCTTTGCGCTCTTTGCGCTATCGCTGCTGCTGGCACCGGGGCGCGGCGCGCTTTCGGCTCTGCTGCGCCACCGCCGGTATCAGCGTCGGGTGCATCTGCGGCAGGGGCTGCTGGCGCTTGCCCATGGGCAACCGATCTACGAACAACTGACCCTGCGCCTGCTGCGTGCCGAAGGCTATGCGCTGCCCGATGGGGTCGCCACCAAAGCGGGCCGGGGCCGTGCCGCCAAGGCACTGCGGGACGAAACCCGCTGGCAGTTGATCCGCCGCGACCCGGCCTATGAGGCGGCGGCCCAGCAATATGACGGTCTGACCCCCATCGAGACGGTGCTGACCGCCGACCAAATCCGCGAAATTGACAGCCGCATCGACATGCGCGGCGGGGTGATGGCATGA
- a CDS encoding DUF1365 domain-containing protein, with translation MTAGVDHIRGQTFHGRKGAVENRFRYSVDYVICDAEATALRTPALFARNGPGLTSLQDSDHGGAPGQGRGALWVREVLAAHGIVGVARIELVAQPRVLGHVFNPVSFWLCRRADDALIAVIAEVTNTYGDRHSYLCHHADLRPIAPDDRLKAAKLMHVSPFQDVSGGYVFRFDITSERIGIWIDFSDGENGLIATLTGPRAPLTNRGILWSLLRRPFGARRVLALIHWQALKLWLKRAGFRARPEAPNIDVSRDAAHGAGGR, from the coding sequence GTGACGGCGGGCGTCGATCATATCCGGGGCCAAACCTTTCATGGCCGCAAAGGTGCGGTAGAGAACCGTTTCCGCTATTCGGTCGACTATGTGATCTGCGATGCCGAGGCCACGGCGCTGAGGACGCCCGCGCTTTTCGCCCGCAACGGGCCGGGCCTGACCAGCCTGCAAGACAGTGACCACGGCGGCGCGCCGGGGCAGGGGCGTGGAGCCCTTTGGGTGCGCGAGGTTTTGGCGGCGCATGGCATTGTCGGGGTCGCGCGGATTGAGCTTGTGGCGCAGCCGCGGGTGCTGGGCCATGTCTTCAATCCGGTCAGCTTTTGGCTGTGCCGCCGGGCGGATGATGCGCTGATCGCGGTGATCGCCGAGGTGACGAACACCTATGGCGACCGGCATTCCTATCTGTGCCATCATGCAGACCTACGCCCGATCGCGCCCGACGACAGGCTGAAGGCGGCAAAGCTCATGCATGTCTCCCCCTTCCAAGATGTCTCGGGTGGCTATGTCTTTCGTTTCGATATCACCTCTGAGCGGATCGGCATCTGGATCGATTTCTCGGATGGGGAGAACGGGTTGATTGCCACTTTGACCGGGCCGCGTGCGCCGCTGACCAATCGCGGTATCCTTTGGTCGCTGCTGCGCCGCCCTTTCGGTGCGCGACGGGTGCTGGCGCTGATCCATTGGCAGGCGTTGAAGCTTTGGCTGAAACGGGCGGGTTTTCGCGCCCGCCCCGAGGCGCCCAATATCGACGTATCCCGTGATGCGGCGCATGGCGCGGGTGGCCGATGA
- a CDS encoding NAD(P)/FAD-dependent oxidoreductase, producing MPFEALNDSTLPRQPLGRRVAVIGGGISGMGAAHMLAPADRVTLYEAGAKIGGHARTVIAGKNGDQPVDTGFIVFNYANYPHLAALFAELDVPVVPSNMSFGASIDGGRLEYALTSFNAVFAQKRNMFSPPFLRMLRDIVHFNKNALAVSRDPSMTIAEFLDRLGTGRYFRDFYLSPLSGAIWSTPTEKIMDFPAHAMVNFFENHALLNYSGQHQWYTVKGGSRQYVDRLENALRANGVDLRTDCPVQAVRRTAQGAEVRAWGGEWEAFDEVIFATHSDDTLTMLSDPTEAEKRALGAIRYQPNDIVLHADASIMPKRRSTWASWVYTEDREQKSDRIDLTYWMNSLQPIPQDDLHFVTLNTKRSIREDLIYDQVTLRHPVYDLAALAAQDEVRAFNGSQNTWFCGAWMRHGFHEDGLASAVDVVERMQAARAAPLAAE from the coding sequence ATGCCTTTTGAAGCTCTGAACGACAGTACCCTTCCCCGACAGCCGCTTGGTCGGCGTGTCGCCGTGATCGGCGGTGGGATTTCCGGCATGGGGGCGGCGCATATGCTGGCGCCTGCGGACCGCGTCACCCTCTATGAGGCAGGGGCCAAGATCGGCGGCCATGCGCGGACGGTGATCGCGGGCAAGAATGGCGATCAGCCGGTCGATACCGGGTTTATCGTGTTCAATTATGCCAACTACCCGCATCTTGCCGCGCTCTTTGCGGAATTGGACGTGCCGGTTGTGCCGTCGAACATGAGCTTTGGCGCGTCGATTGACGGTGGGCGGCTGGAATATGCGCTGACCAGTTTCAACGCGGTCTTTGCCCAGAAACGCAATATGTTCAGCCCGCCTTTCCTGCGGATGCTGCGCGATATCGTGCATTTCAATAAGAACGCGCTGGCGGTGTCGCGTGACCCGTCGATGACCATCGCAGAGTTTCTCGACCGGCTTGGCACCGGGCGCTATTTCCGCGACTTCTATCTCTCGCCGCTTTCCGGCGCGATCTGGTCCACCCCGACCGAGAAAATCATGGACTTCCCGGCCCATGCCATGGTCAACTTTTTTGAGAACCACGCGCTGCTGAATTATTCCGGCCAGCATCAGTGGTACACGGTGAAGGGCGGCTCGCGGCAGTATGTCGACCGGTTGGAGAATGCTCTGCGCGCCAATGGCGTTGACCTGCGCACCGACTGCCCGGTGCAGGCCGTGCGCCGCACCGCGCAAGGCGCAGAGGTCCGCGCATGGGGCGGTGAATGGGAGGCGTTCGACGAAGTGATTTTTGCCACCCATTCCGATGACACGCTGACGATGCTTTCCGATCCAACAGAGGCCGAAAAGCGCGCCTTGGGCGCAATCCGCTATCAGCCCAATGACATCGTTTTGCACGCCGATGCCAGCATCATGCCCAAGCGGCGTTCTACTTGGGCATCTTGGGTTTATACCGAGGATCGAGAGCAGAAATCAGACCGGATCGACCTGACCTATTGGATGAACTCGCTCCAACCGATTCCGCAGGATGATCTGCATTTTGTGACGCTCAATACCAAACGCAGCATCCGCGAAGATCTGATTTATGATCAAGTCACCCTGCGCCATCCGGTCTATGACCTTGCCGCCTTGGCCGCACAGGACGAGGTGCGCGCCTTCAATGGCAGCCAGAATACATGGTTCTGCGGCGCTTGGATGCGGCATGGCTTTCACGAAGACGGGCTGGCCAGCGCCGTAGATGTGGTCGAGCGGATGCAGGCCGCGCGGGCGGCACCCTTGGCGGCGGAGTGA
- a CDS encoding MFS transporter produces the protein MTGRAARLPAYALFAALLASAGLPIYIHAPKFYVDEYGVSLTALGSVLFGLRLLDVVQDPALGWLAQKLRDKRGTAVTVAGAVMALAMLGLFAMPAPVAPVLWFALMLTLVFSAFSFLTICFYAQGVAKADSLPGAGHLTLARWRETGALLGVCLASVAPLLLGVGLDRPFAGFAVGFAILALWATVAMRGEWRAAVLPMESGFGTVLRDAQARRLLLIALVNAAPVAVTSTLFLFYVELALEAPGWEGPLLLLFFLAAAAAAPLWGILAEQHGPRRVLLVAMALGIASFGGALLLGPGDVALFALVCLASGAVLGADLTLLPAMFASRMAQISPSAAEGFGLWSFVSKLTLAFAAVALLPALERAGLQTAAGTSSDTSISLLIWFYAGVPCALKLLAIALLASAKDVETP, from the coding sequence ATGACAGGACGCGCGGCCCGGCTGCCCGCCTATGCGCTTTTCGCGGCATTGCTTGCGTCGGCGGGGCTGCCGATCTACATTCACGCGCCGAAGTTCTATGTCGATGAATACGGGGTTTCGCTGACGGCTCTTGGGTCGGTGCTTTTTGGTTTGCGGCTGTTGGACGTGGTGCAGGACCCCGCCCTTGGTTGGTTGGCCCAAAAGCTGCGCGACAAGCGCGGCACTGCGGTGACGGTGGCAGGCGCGGTGATGGCGCTGGCGATGCTGGGGCTTTTTGCCATGCCCGCGCCGGTGGCGCCGGTGTTGTGGTTCGCGCTGATGCTGACGCTGGTGTTTTCCGCCTTCAGCTTTCTGACCATCTGTTTCTATGCCCAAGGGGTTGCCAAGGCCGACAGCCTGCCGGGCGCGGGGCATTTGACCCTTGCCCGCTGGCGCGAGACGGGCGCGCTTTTGGGGGTTTGTCTGGCCTCTGTCGCGCCTTTGCTACTGGGCGTCGGGCTGGATCGTCCCTTTGCCGGGTTTGCTGTTGGCTTTGCGATCTTGGCGCTTTGGGCCACGGTCGCCATGCGGGGCGAGTGGCGGGCGGCGGTGCTGCCGATGGAAAGTGGGTTCGGCACCGTGTTGCGCGATGCGCAGGCGCGGCGGCTGCTATTGATCGCGCTGGTCAATGCCGCCCCGGTTGCCGTGACCTCGACCCTGTTTCTTTTCTACGTCGAACTGGCGCTTGAGGCGCCGGGGTGGGAGGGGCCGCTTTTGCTGCTGTTTTTCCTTGCAGCGGCAGCGGCGGCACCGCTTTGGGGGATCTTGGCAGAGCAGCACGGCCCACGTCGGGTGCTGCTGGTTGCAATGGCTTTGGGCATCGCATCCTTCGGCGGGGCGCTGTTGCTGGGGCCGGGGGATGTTGCGCTTTTCGCCTTGGTCTGTCTGGCTTCGGGCGCGGTTTTGGGCGCGGATTTGACCCTTTTGCCTGCCATGTTCGCCAGCCGCATGGCGCAGATTTCCCCCTCGGCTGCCGAAGGTTTTGGCCTCTGGTCCTTCGTCTCCAAATTGACCTTGGCTTTCGCGGCCGTTGCTCTACTTCCAGCTTTAGAACGCGCAGGGCTGCAGACCGCAGCGGGAACCAGTTCCGACACATCCATATCCCTGTTGATCTGGTTCTATGCCGGTGTACCTTGCGCCTTGAAATTGCTGGCGATCGCTCTGCTCGCCAGTGCAAAAGACGTGGAGACACCGTGA
- a CDS encoding metal ABC transporter permease, which yields MNGSEFVPLSLVPMLTGIFVAVACALPGNFLVLRRQALIGDAISHVVLPGIVVAFLLTGVVSTWPMLLGAAGAALVAVLAIEGVRRLGKIESGAAMGVVFTAMFAGGVLLLEQSDTSNVHLDVEHALYGNLESLIWLDATGWGSLFDPEALATLPVELPRMAVTLVFVTLFTAIFWRPLKISTFDEGFARTIGMKTGPLGLGLVIVAAIAAVAAFDAVGSIIVIAMFICPPAAARMMTNRLEYQIAWSVLFATLAAVLGYVLAGYGPLWIGMRDSVSAAGMIATVSGVILGFAALMGPHRQRGAAAPAA from the coding sequence ATGAACGGTTCCGAATTTGTCCCCCTGTCGCTGGTGCCGATGCTGACGGGCATCTTCGTCGCCGTGGCCTGTGCCCTGCCGGGGAATTTCCTCGTCCTGCGCCGCCAAGCATTGATCGGCGATGCGATCAGCCATGTGGTGCTGCCGGGGATTGTGGTGGCGTTTCTGCTGACCGGCGTGGTCAGCACTTGGCCGATGCTACTGGGCGCTGCGGGGGCGGCGCTGGTCGCCGTGCTGGCGATCGAAGGCGTGCGCCGTCTGGGCAAAATCGAATCCGGTGCGGCGATGGGCGTGGTCTTTACCGCGATGTTCGCGGGCGGCGTGCTGCTGCTTGAGCAATCGGACACCAGCAATGTGCATCTCGACGTGGAACATGCGCTTTACGGCAACCTTGAAAGCCTGATCTGGCTGGATGCGACCGGCTGGGGGTCGCTGTTCGACCCCGAGGCGCTGGCGACCCTCCCGGTGGAGCTGCCGCGCATGGCGGTGACGCTGGTTTTTGTTACGCTTTTTACCGCGATCTTCTGGCGGCCGCTCAAGATCAGCACCTTCGACGAGGGCTTCGCCCGTACCATCGGCATGAAGACCGGGCCACTGGGCCTTGGTCTGGTCATCGTTGCGGCGATTGCCGCTGTGGCTGCCTTTGACGCGGTGGGCAGTATCATCGTCATCGCCATGTTCATCTGCCCCCCCGCCGCCGCGCGGATGATGACCAACCGATTGGAGTATCAGATTGCGTGGTCGGTGCTCTTTGCCACTTTGGCCGCTGTGCTGGGCTATGTTCTGGCCGGATACGGGCCGCTGTGGATCGGCATGCGGGATTCGGTTTCGGCGGCGGGGATGATCGCCACGGTTTCAGGGGTTATCCTGGGGTTTGCGGCACTTATGGGGCCGCATCGGCAAAGAGGCGCCGCTGCCCCCGCCGCTTAA
- the mutL gene encoding DNA mismatch repair endonuclease MutL → MPSPTPNISENRPVIRQLDDSAINRIAAGEVVERPASAVKELVENAIDAGARRITVEYADGGKTMIRVTDDGCGIAPEDLALALSRHATSKIDGSDLLDIHTFGFRGEALPSLGAVGRLTITSRASGFDGAEITVDGGRMGEVRPAALNSGTIVTLRDLFFATPARLKFLRTDRAEAQAIGDVIKRLAMAEPFVRFVLRDVSGDGKGRDVFRAEAEQGDLFEALHGRLAQVLGREFAENSLPIDAMREGLHLTGFAALPTYSRGSAVAQYLFVNGRPVRDKLLTGALRGAYFDFLSRDRHPAAALFVECPPTLVDVNVHPAKSEVRFRDPGLARGLIVSALRHALAEAGHRASTTVAQATLGAMQPEPQGARVYQMDRAGMDRPSPAARQAAYNAQAPGFAETAGVWGRVEGTPMPEAPAPFTAAPEGEEAAPAPDYPLGTARGQVHENYIIAQTASGMVIVDQHAAHERLVYEKLKRQMNENGVAAQALLIPEIVELSANDCTRLLELADELAKLGLGIEAFGGSAIAVRETPAILGTVNARALILDVLDELDDGDSSNIVQAKIEAILSRVACHGSIRSGRWMRAEEMNALLREMEATPHSGQCNHGRPTYVELKLADIERLFGRT, encoded by the coding sequence ATGCCAAGCCCGACCCCCAATATAAGCGAAAACCGCCCCGTCATCCGCCAGTTGGACGATTCCGCGATCAACCGCATCGCTGCGGGCGAGGTGGTCGAACGCCCCGCTTCCGCCGTGAAGGAACTGGTCGAGAACGCCATCGACGCGGGCGCGCGGCGCATCACCGTGGAATATGCCGACGGTGGCAAGACAATGATCCGCGTGACCGACGATGGCTGCGGCATCGCGCCCGAGGATTTGGCGCTGGCCTTGTCGCGCCACGCGACCTCCAAAATCGATGGCTCTGACCTGCTTGATATCCACACTTTTGGCTTTCGGGGGGAGGCCCTGCCGTCCCTCGGTGCTGTCGGGCGGCTGACCATCACCAGCCGAGCGTCTGGTTTTGACGGGGCCGAGATCACCGTCGACGGTGGCCGCATGGGCGAGGTGCGCCCGGCGGCGCTGAATAGCGGCACCATCGTCACCCTGCGCGATCTGTTTTTCGCCACGCCAGCGCGGCTCAAGTTCCTGCGCACCGACCGGGCCGAAGCGCAGGCCATCGGCGATGTTATCAAGCGGCTGGCCATGGCCGAACCCTTCGTGCGCTTCGTGCTGCGCGACGTGTCGGGCGACGGCAAGGGCCGCGATGTATTCCGCGCCGAGGCTGAGCAGGGCGATCTGTTTGAGGCGCTTCATGGCCGCTTGGCGCAGGTGCTGGGCCGAGAGTTCGCGGAAAACTCCCTGCCGATCGACGCGATGCGCGAGGGGCTGCATCTGACCGGCTTCGCTGCCCTGCCGACCTATTCGCGCGGCTCTGCCGTGGCGCAGTATCTTTTCGTTAATGGCCGCCCGGTGCGGGACAAACTGCTGACTGGTGCGCTGCGCGGCGCGTACTTCGATTTCCTCAGCCGCGACCGCCACCCGGCGGCGGCGCTGTTCGTGGAATGCCCGCCGACGCTGGTCGATGTGAACGTGCATCCCGCGAAATCCGAGGTGCGTTTCCGCGATCCCGGTCTGGCGCGGGGGCTAATCGTCTCGGCCCTGCGCCATGCGCTGGCCGAGGCGGGGCACCGCGCTTCGACCACCGTGGCGCAGGCGACTTTGGGCGCGATGCAGCCGGAACCGCAGGGCGCGCGGGTCTATCAGATGGACCGCGCGGGCATGGACCGCCCCAGCCCCGCCGCGCGGCAAGCGGCCTATAACGCGCAGGCGCCGGGCTTTGCCGAAACCGCAGGCGTCTGGGGCCGGGTGGAGGGCACGCCGATGCCCGAAGCGCCCGCGCCGTTCACTGCCGCGCCCGAGGGCGAAGAGGCGGCCCCCGCCCCGGACTACCCGCTCGGCACCGCGCGGGGGCAGGTGCATGAGAATTACATCATCGCGCAAACCGCCAGTGGCATGGTCATCGTAGACCAACACGCCGCGCATGAGCGGCTGGTCTATGAAAAACTGAAGCGTCAGATGAACGAGAACGGCGTCGCGGCCCAAGCGCTGCTGATCCCCGAGATTGTCGAGCTTTCCGCCAATGACTGCACGCGCCTGCTGGAACTGGCCGATGAACTTGCCAAACTCGGCCTCGGCATCGAAGCCTTCGGCGGCAGCGCCATCGCCGTGCGCGAAACGCCCGCGATCCTTGGCACCGTGAACGCCCGCGCGCTGATCCTCGATGTGCTCGACGAATTGGACGACGGCGACAGCAGCAACATCGTGCAGGCCAAGATCGAAGCGATCCTGAGCCGTGTGGCCTGTCATGGGTCGATCCGCTCGGGCCGCTGGATGCGCGCCGAAGAGATGAACGCGCTGCTGCGCGAGATGGAGGCGACCCCGCATTCCGGCCAGTGCAACCACGGGCGGCCCACCTATGTCGAACTCAAACTCGCCGACATCGAACGGCTTTTCGGGCGCACTTGA
- a CDS encoding pyridoxal-phosphate dependent enzyme: MNDVDITGMTLEAMQTRAAALRSDIVQTPVVTLSSPMVDEVLGGARVTLKLECFQHTGTFKARGALSVARQLDDDTRGRGITAASAGNHAIAAGWAAAKLGISAKVVMQDNANPFRVALARATGAEVVMKPAGQETFAEAERLVREEGRFFIHPFEGLHTSLGTASVGLELMAQVADLDAVVVSVGGGGLISGVAAAVKAINPACRVYGVEPTGADSMSRSLASGAPVTIPEVNTIADSLGPPMALPFGHALCAVYVDDVVKVSDDAICAGMVVLQQAAKLAVEPAAGAAMAGALGPLRGQLAGRRVGVIVCGANIDTETYLGQMSRGQAALDSLLS; encoded by the coding sequence ATGAACGACGTGGACATTACCGGGATGACGCTGGAGGCGATGCAGACGCGGGCCGCCGCGTTACGCAGCGATATCGTGCAAACACCGGTGGTGACCCTCTCCTCTCCCATGGTCGATGAGGTGCTAGGCGGCGCGCGGGTTACGCTCAAGCTGGAGTGTTTTCAGCATACCGGCACCTTCAAGGCCCGCGGCGCGTTGTCGGTGGCGCGCCAGCTTGACGATGACACCCGCGGGCGCGGGATCACCGCAGCCAGTGCGGGCAACCACGCCATCGCAGCAGGCTGGGCCGCGGCCAAGCTCGGCATCAGCGCCAAGGTGGTGATGCAGGACAACGCCAATCCTTTTCGCGTTGCCCTCGCCCGTGCCACTGGGGCCGAGGTCGTGATGAAACCCGCCGGGCAAGAGACCTTTGCCGAGGCCGAGCGGTTGGTGCGCGAAGAGGGGCGGTTCTTTATCCATCCTTTCGAGGGGCTGCACACCTCGCTCGGCACTGCCAGCGTGGGGCTGGAACTGATGGCACAGGTGGCGGATTTGGACGCGGTCGTCGTCTCGGTCGGCGGCGGCGGGCTGATTAGCGGTGTGGCCGCCGCGGTCAAGGCGATCAACCCCGCTTGTCGGGTGTACGGCGTGGAGCCGACAGGCGCCGACAGCATGTCGCGAAGCCTCGCCTCCGGCGCGCCCGTGACCATCCCTGAGGTCAATACCATCGCCGACAGCCTCGGCCCGCCGATGGCGCTGCCGTTTGGCCATGCGCTCTGTGCGGTCTATGTGGATGACGTTGTGAAGGTCAGCGATGATGCGATCTGCGCCGGGATGGTCGTGCTGCAACAGGCCGCGAAACTGGCGGTGGAGCCTGCCGCCGGGGCTGCGATGGCCGGGGCGCTCGGGCCCCTGCGCGGGCAACTGGCCGGGCGGCGTGTGGGGGTGATTGTCTGCGGGGCGAATATCGATACCGAAACCTATCTGGGCCAGATGAGCCGCGGGCAAGCGGCGCTCGACAGCCTCCTGTCCTAG